A section of the Prevotella melaninogenica genome encodes:
- a CDS encoding type B 50S ribosomal protein L31 — MKQGIHPENYRPVVFKDMSNGDMFLTKSTCKSSETVEFEGETYPVVKVEISSTSHPFYTGKSKLVDTAGRVDRFMSRYGKLKK; from the coding sequence ATGAAACAAGGTATTCATCCAGAAAACTATCGCCCCGTCGTATTTAAGGATATGTCCAACGGCGATATGTTCCTTACAAAGTCTACATGTAAGAGTTCAGAGACTGTAGAATTTGAAGGCGAAACTTACCCAGTGGTAAAAGTCGAAATCTCAAGCACCTCTCACCCATTCTACACTGGTAAGAGTAAGCTTGTCGATACAGCAGGTCGCGTTGACCGCTTCATGAGCCGTTACGGTAAGTTGAAGAAGTAA
- a CDS encoding endonuclease/exonuclease/phosphatase family protein, producing the protein MRKLLLVLFCTVLFGTSVSAQKKFSVYAIGFYNVENLFDTTHDEGKNDHDFTPTGSYQWNEMKYSHKLHNMATVLAEMGTDVLPNVGCAVIGLAEVENDHAMRDLTAQPELAARGYKYVHIEGPDRRGIDCALIYNPKLFTVRDTKLVPYVYDLPKDSTHATRGFLTVSGTLAGEHVTIVVCHLPSRGAGSYYRELGGKQVKALKDSLLRDDPKVKVLVMGDMNDDPTNKSMYECLSAKGEINEVGADDMYNPWYNVLVKEGTGTLQYQGKWNLFDQIIMTPNLLNKDGKKDFSELKFWKNQIFRRDYLFQESGKYKGNTKRTTAGGVWLDGYSDHLPVVTYFAKQQ; encoded by the coding sequence ATGAGAAAGTTACTATTAGTTCTTTTCTGTACCGTGCTTTTCGGTACGTCAGTATCTGCCCAGAAGAAGTTTTCTGTTTACGCTATAGGCTTCTATAATGTGGAGAACTTGTTTGATACAACACATGATGAAGGAAAAAATGACCACGATTTCACACCGACTGGTAGTTATCAGTGGAACGAGATGAAGTATAGTCATAAGTTGCACAATATGGCAACGGTGTTGGCAGAAATGGGTACAGATGTCCTTCCAAATGTTGGTTGTGCGGTTATTGGCTTGGCTGAGGTTGAGAACGACCACGCAATGCGTGACCTTACAGCGCAGCCAGAGTTGGCAGCACGTGGCTATAAGTATGTTCACATTGAAGGTCCAGACCGTCGTGGCATTGACTGTGCTTTGATTTATAATCCAAAGCTCTTTACGGTAAGAGATACAAAGTTAGTGCCTTATGTTTATGATCTTCCTAAAGATAGTACTCATGCGACGCGTGGCTTTCTAACAGTAAGCGGTACATTGGCAGGTGAACACGTGACTATTGTTGTATGCCATTTGCCAAGTCGTGGTGCTGGTTCTTACTATCGTGAGTTAGGTGGTAAGCAGGTAAAGGCATTGAAGGACTCACTTCTTCGTGACGATCCAAAGGTGAAGGTGCTTGTGATGGGTGACATGAATGATGATCCAACCAATAAGAGTATGTATGAGTGTCTGTCTGCAAAGGGCGAAATCAATGAGGTTGGAGCAGATGATATGTACAATCCTTGGTATAATGTCCTTGTAAAGGAGGGAACAGGAACCTTGCAGTATCAGGGTAAGTGGAATCTCTTCGATCAGATTATTATGACTCCAAACTTATTGAATAAGGATGGTAAAAAAGACTTCTCAGAGTTGAAGTTCTGGAAGAATCAAATCTTCCGTCGCGATTATCTCTTCCAGGAGTCAGGTAAGTATAAGGGTAATACTAAGCGTACTACTGCTGGTGGTGTGTGGCTTGATGGTTATTCAGACCACTTACCAGTTGTAACTTACTTTGCTAAGCAGCAATAA
- a CDS encoding choice-of-anchor J domain-containing protein: MKKIIYSMMALAMTTTVFTSCEDVPAPYSVTFEENTNTNTNTPTTPATGTGTEADPFNVAAALKYIDASQNLDKEVYVSGTIVSVKEIDAANYGNATYLISDDGTTNGQLTVYRGYALGNKKFTANDKLNAGDKVVVYGKLVNFKGTKEFTQGNYIYSLNGNKAAQPTPTADLNTEATAWTVAEAVQKIQANQTATGEAYVKGIISEVVSYNEKYKSITYYISDNGTDKTLQVFSGKGLNGTDFAAKTDLQAGQTVVVKGNLKAFTNKQGTVIMEIDKDNKIISISNSATTQPTATGLTAKFEAGMDNFTINNITLPSDLTFVWKHDATNKYMKASAFKKPNNYATESRLTSPAFSLAGKTSATLSFKHAAKFFANAANEFKVQVSTDGTTWHDVAVSAYPTGADWNFIDATCNLSAYAGNATVYIGFLYTSTATKAGTWEIKDVEVK; the protein is encoded by the coding sequence ATGAAAAAGATTATTTATTCAATGATGGCGCTGGCGATGACAACAACTGTCTTCACAAGCTGTGAGGATGTTCCAGCTCCATACAGTGTTACTTTTGAAGAGAACACCAATACCAACACTAACACTCCTACCACTCCTGCTACGGGAACTGGTACAGAGGCTGACCCATTCAATGTTGCTGCAGCGTTGAAGTACATTGATGCTAGTCAGAACCTTGATAAGGAGGTATATGTTTCTGGTACTATCGTTAGCGTTAAGGAGATTGATGCTGCCAACTATGGTAATGCTACTTATCTTATCTCTGACGACGGAACAACTAACGGACAGTTGACTGTATATCGTGGCTATGCGCTTGGTAACAAAAAGTTCACTGCGAATGATAAACTTAACGCTGGCGATAAGGTTGTTGTATATGGTAAACTTGTAAACTTCAAGGGTACTAAGGAGTTCACTCAGGGCAACTATATCTACTCACTCAATGGTAATAAGGCTGCTCAGCCAACACCAACAGCTGACTTGAACACTGAGGCTACTGCATGGACTGTTGCGGAAGCTGTACAGAAGATTCAGGCTAACCAGACTGCTACGGGAGAGGCATACGTAAAGGGTATCATCTCTGAGGTGGTTTCTTATAATGAGAAGTATAAGAGCATCACTTACTATATCTCTGATAATGGTACAGACAAGACACTCCAAGTATTCTCTGGTAAGGGCCTCAATGGTACTGACTTCGCTGCAAAGACTGATCTTCAGGCTGGCCAGACTGTGGTTGTGAAGGGTAATCTGAAGGCGTTCACAAACAAGCAGGGCACAGTAATCATGGAGATTGATAAGGATAACAAGATTATCTCTATCAGCAACTCTGCAACTACTCAGCCTACTGCTACTGGTCTTACTGCTAAGTTCGAGGCTGGTATGGATAACTTCACTATCAACAATATCACGCTCCCTTCTGACCTTACCTTTGTATGGAAGCATGATGCTACTAACAAGTATATGAAGGCGTCTGCGTTTAAGAAGCCTAACAACTATGCTACTGAGAGCCGTCTTACATCTCCTGCTTTCAGTCTCGCAGGTAAGACTTCTGCAACCCTTTCTTTCAAGCATGCAGCTAAGTTCTTTGCGAATGCAGCTAACGAGTTTAAGGTACAGGTGTCTACAGATGGTACAACATGGCATGACGTTGCAGTTTCAGCTTATCCTACAGGTGCTGACTGGAATTTCATCGATGCTACATGCAACCTCTCTGCTTACGCTGGTAACGCAACGGTTTACATTGGCTTCCTCTACACCAGCACTGCTACTAAGGCGGGTACATGGGAAATCAAGGACGTAGAAGTTAAGTAA
- a CDS encoding TonB-dependent receptor gives MQKKLKLAVLALCSSSMVVAQNTDTKTNQQVQTANAMDESAFTFTEAQLGENNDMNENVTILNSNSNVYASQVGFLYSPMRFRYRALNQKYNDVYINGTPMNDMESGQFRYSMVGGINQQTRNVDYALPFENNNFSMTALAGSNNYDFRAGSMAGGHRLTLSAANRNYTLRGMYNYASGFNAKGWAIAASVAYRWANRGYVEGTFYNSLSYYFGVQKKWNNGHSLSLSTWGNPTERSTQGASTDEAYWLANDYQYNPYWGYQNGHKRNSRVVNDFAPSAILSWDWDINKKMKLTTSLFAQYSMYKSTKLNYNNSENPQPDYWKNLPSSYYDVWDQSNARYRTAQTFSDWQTAVNWWGNKENRQIQWDRLYYANRQAAANGEDALYYVQAKHNDAMTTALSSTLTNRFGKNKVLNVGLSLGQTLARHYQTMEDLLGAKSFHNINTYALGTYAAADPRVQYDLNTMGTQGLGKLVYEGDRFGYDYNINVRRAKLWANYAQTIGKLYYMVAGKVGYDNMYRVGHMRNGMFADNSAGKGKDANFLTGGVKSNATVTLGGGNALSLGLGYEHRAPSANTAFSAPEMNNDFVLNLHNERIFSSELSYQYSGSWLRANLSGYYNHMTNVTEWQNFYFDDANSFTYVSMTNMKKNYYGIELGLDFKLTSFLNFKALGTWSEAKNANNADVIYLNSTKSTYNKDIVYNKNMHEASTPLSVYSAILSYHKGGWFIDLSGNYYDRIYLSYAPSLRYGNTLRTMGTALGGMDANGNYTPYAQTEGHGGFMLDASIGKSLYLRHGSLSINLMITNLLNNQKIVSGGYEQGRSNYTVNKTTGAATTRAYDFYRNPKKYYVNGINGMLNVAYKF, from the coding sequence ATGCAGAAAAAGCTGAAACTTGCCGTTTTAGCACTATGTAGTTCGTCTATGGTAGTCGCACAAAACACCGACACAAAGACGAACCAGCAGGTGCAGACGGCCAACGCTATGGATGAATCGGCGTTCACCTTCACTGAAGCGCAGTTAGGTGAGAACAATGACATGAACGAAAATGTAACGATTCTCAACTCAAACAGTAACGTCTATGCTTCACAAGTGGGTTTCTTGTATTCGCCCATGCGTTTCCGTTACCGTGCTCTGAACCAGAAATATAACGACGTTTATATCAATGGTACACCTATGAACGACATGGAAAGTGGACAGTTCCGTTATTCTATGGTAGGTGGTATCAATCAGCAGACACGTAACGTTGACTATGCACTTCCTTTTGAGAACAACAACTTCTCAATGACGGCCTTGGCTGGAAGTAACAACTATGATTTCCGTGCTGGTTCAATGGCTGGCGGTCATCGTCTCACGCTTTCTGCTGCTAACCGCAACTATACCCTCCGTGGTATGTACAACTATGCGAGTGGATTCAACGCTAAGGGCTGGGCTATTGCTGCCAGCGTTGCTTATCGTTGGGCTAACCGTGGTTACGTTGAAGGTACTTTCTATAACTCATTGTCTTACTACTTCGGTGTTCAGAAGAAGTGGAACAATGGGCATTCTTTATCTTTGTCTACATGGGGCAATCCAACTGAGCGTTCTACACAGGGCGCAAGTACTGACGAGGCTTACTGGCTTGCTAATGACTATCAGTACAACCCTTATTGGGGGTATCAGAATGGTCACAAGCGCAATAGCCGCGTTGTTAACGACTTCGCACCTTCTGCCATCCTCTCTTGGGATTGGGACATCAACAAGAAGATGAAGTTGACAACAAGTCTTTTTGCTCAGTATTCTATGTATAAGAGCACAAAGCTGAACTATAACAACAGCGAGAACCCACAGCCTGACTACTGGAAGAACCTTCCAAGTAGCTACTATGACGTGTGGGATCAGAGCAATGCACGCTACCGCACAGCACAGACCTTCTCTGATTGGCAGACAGCTGTCAACTGGTGGGGCAACAAAGAGAACCGCCAGATTCAGTGGGATCGACTTTACTATGCTAACCGCCAGGCTGCAGCCAACGGTGAGGATGCACTTTACTACGTGCAGGCTAAGCACAATGATGCTATGACAACCGCACTTTCTTCTACACTTACAAACCGTTTTGGTAAGAACAAAGTGCTCAATGTTGGCCTTTCACTCGGTCAGACTTTAGCTCGTCATTACCAGACAATGGAGGATCTCTTGGGTGCAAAGAGCTTCCATAATATCAATACTTATGCCCTCGGAACCTACGCTGCAGCTGACCCACGTGTTCAGTATGACCTTAATACTATGGGAACTCAGGGCTTAGGTAAGCTTGTCTATGAGGGCGATAGATTTGGTTATGACTATAATATCAACGTACGCCGTGCTAAGCTTTGGGCTAACTATGCGCAAACTATTGGCAAACTCTACTATATGGTAGCTGGTAAAGTTGGTTATGACAACATGTATCGTGTAGGTCACATGCGCAATGGTATGTTTGCAGACAACTCTGCTGGTAAAGGCAAAGATGCAAACTTCCTCACAGGTGGTGTGAAGTCTAATGCTACCGTTACGCTTGGTGGGGGCAATGCACTCTCTCTCGGTTTGGGGTATGAGCATCGCGCACCAAGTGCAAACACTGCTTTCTCAGCACCTGAGATGAACAACGACTTCGTTCTCAACCTCCACAATGAACGTATCTTCTCAAGCGAACTTAGCTATCAGTACTCTGGCAGTTGGCTCCGTGCTAATCTCAGTGGCTACTACAACCACATGACAAACGTCACAGAGTGGCAGAACTTCTACTTTGATGATGCTAACTCTTTCACATACGTTAGCATGACTAACATGAAGAAGAATTACTACGGCATTGAGTTGGGACTTGATTTCAAACTCACAAGCTTCCTTAACTTCAAGGCTCTTGGTACTTGGAGCGAGGCTAAGAATGCTAACAATGCTGATGTTATCTACTTGAACTCTACAAAGAGCACTTATAACAAGGATATTGTTTACAATAAGAATATGCACGAGGCAAGCACTCCGCTGAGTGTTTACAGTGCAATCCTCAGTTATCACAAGGGTGGTTGGTTCATCGATTTGAGCGGTAACTACTATGATCGTATCTACCTCTCTTACGCACCAAGCCTCCGTTATGGCAACACACTCCGCACAATGGGTACTGCGCTTGGCGGCATGGATGCTAATGGCAACTATACTCCTTACGCACAGACTGAGGGACATGGTGGCTTTATGCTCGATGCATCTATCGGTAAGAGCCTTTACCTCCGCCATGGAAGTTTGTCAATCAACTTGATGATTACCAACTTACTGAACAATCAGAAGATTGTAAGTGGTGGTTATGAGCAGGGCCGCAGCAACTACACCGTCAACAAGACGACTGGAGCTGCTACAACTCGTGCTTACGACTTCTATCGCAATCCTAAGAAGTATTACGTGAATGGTATCAATGGTATGTTGAATGTAGCTTACAAATTCTAA
- a CDS encoding DNA/RNA non-specific endonuclease: MNKIIRYTAVWAFTLLTVSTITSCSKDDDNSNNSGIAETITNNTNSNLKDLRTATHRLEFPKLKGGHSTVLTHKLSSGEINYSVEWDIEKMSNRWTCYQIYASNAQQTVKRKSQQSADLYPMDPLWPSNAFFSYDPYRGSGYDHGHLCPSQDRVNTRESNDQTFYLSNMQPQVHGFNAGIWELMERKMRTYITYTSGSKDTLFICRGGTIDKQDQFTYIKSKFIVPSYFFSAALMKYKVRGQGDWQYKAIGFWFKHENNNGTSLKPYIISIKELEEKTGIDFFCNLPDNIEHDVESKTPAQMILTWNIV; encoded by the coding sequence ATGAATAAGATAATACGATACACAGCTGTATGGGCGTTTACACTCCTTACAGTTAGCACAATCACATCGTGTAGTAAGGACGATGATAATTCTAATAATTCAGGAATTGCAGAAACTATAACCAATAACACAAACTCAAATCTCAAAGATTTGCGTACAGCAACGCACCGCTTGGAGTTTCCAAAGCTAAAGGGTGGGCACAGTACTGTCCTTACTCATAAACTAAGCAGTGGTGAGATTAATTATAGCGTTGAATGGGACATAGAAAAAATGTCTAACCGTTGGACATGCTATCAGATTTACGCAAGCAATGCTCAACAAACTGTAAAGAGAAAAAGTCAACAGAGTGCTGACCTCTATCCTATGGACCCACTATGGCCTTCAAACGCTTTCTTTTCATACGATCCTTATCGCGGTTCTGGCTACGACCACGGACACCTCTGTCCTTCGCAGGATAGAGTGAACACCAGAGAATCTAACGATCAAACTTTCTACCTCAGTAATATGCAGCCACAAGTGCACGGCTTCAACGCTGGTATCTGGGAACTGATGGAGAGAAAAATGAGAACATACATCACCTATACAAGTGGCTCTAAAGATACATTATTCATCTGTCGTGGCGGTACAATTGACAAACAAGATCAGTTCACCTACATTAAAAGTAAGTTTATTGTTCCATCTTATTTCTTCTCTGCAGCACTGATGAAATACAAAGTGAGAGGACAAGGAGATTGGCAATACAAAGCTATCGGTTTCTGGTTCAAACACGAAAACAACAATGGAACATCACTCAAACCATATATTATCAGTATCAAAGAACTCGAAGAGAAAACAGGCATCGACTTCTTCTGTAACCTTCCTGACAACATTGAGCATGATGTAGAATCGAAAACTCCAGCCCAAATGATTCTCACTTGGAACATAGTGTAG
- a CDS encoding IS30 family transposase, translating to MYHQLISEQRSQIFALLQKKTARKEIAEIVGISQSTLSREIKRNSTPSGKYIWTKAHDMAMQRRKSTVTNAKLSDELVWRIKEYIINDQWSPRQISGYLRINESIEVSHQSIYNIIHNDTTGKLAEHTRHKMKYRHRPQGGHLPIKDRVSIHERSKEVDGKRFGDFEMDLIVDPAQHAILTIVEKSTNMLFMQKLPFGKMSKPLVKVVRKLLLPYKDSLKTITTDNGPEFAAHKDITKYLGVPVYFADPYCSWQKGTVENTNKLIRQYIPKKDSFDKYTDKRIMSIQKKLNERPREKLNFSNPKCEFFKHVL from the coding sequence ATGTATCATCAATTAATCTCGGAGCAAAGGTCGCAAATTTTTGCCTTACTCCAAAAGAAAACAGCGAGAAAAGAAATTGCCGAGATCGTCGGTATTAGTCAGTCAACACTCTCACGTGAAATCAAACGCAACAGTACGCCTTCGGGAAAGTATATCTGGACGAAGGCGCATGATATGGCTATGCAGCGCAGAAAGAGCACGGTAACTAACGCCAAACTCTCCGACGAATTAGTTTGGAGAATTAAAGAATATATTATCAACGACCAGTGGTCTCCAAGACAAATATCAGGGTATCTGCGCATAAATGAGAGTATAGAGGTCTCCCACCAGTCCATCTATAACATTATCCACAATGACACAACAGGGAAGCTTGCAGAGCACACAAGGCATAAGATGAAATACAGGCATCGTCCCCAAGGCGGACATCTTCCAATAAAGGACAGGGTGAGTATCCATGAAAGAAGTAAGGAAGTTGACGGGAAGAGATTCGGAGATTTTGAGATGGACTTGATCGTCGATCCTGCCCAGCACGCCATACTCACAATAGTGGAGAAATCCACCAATATGTTGTTTATGCAGAAACTGCCATTTGGAAAAATGTCAAAGCCTCTGGTAAAGGTGGTTAGGAAACTACTGCTGCCATACAAAGACAGCCTGAAGACAATTACAACAGATAACGGACCTGAATTTGCAGCACATAAGGACATCACAAAATACTTAGGAGTGCCCGTGTACTTCGCTGACCCATATTGTTCATGGCAAAAGGGAACTGTTGAGAATACAAACAAATTAATCAGGCAGTATATACCTAAAAAGGATTCGTTTGATAAATATACGGACAAGAGAATTATGTCCATACAAAAGAAATTGAACGAAAGACCAAGAGAAAAATTAAACTTTTCTAATCCAAAGTGCGAGTTCTTTAAACACGTTTTGTAA
- a CDS encoding DUF5689 domain-containing protein: protein MKKLKYLMMAAVCALFASCMGDSYAEPAETGAAPYGNNELTETNVISIAQLKSKFANYIATDYRDGVSYAKVTDDIKIKAIVTSSDVAGNIYQEIALQDATGAIIVSVAQGGQHGPLPIGTEVLVSLKDLYVGNYGKQAQIGVTSVNAAGATTIGRISRAVWDQHYKILSTGNKVEPTEFASGTNATTWDLDTDGGKLGIIRNVSFKSSNSSKVTDTFADANGGAGSVSWTLNEQDGKKVIVYNSNFAKFANSKVPTGKVDIVGIFKRFNNQWEIIIRSLDDIKPAEKVDPFKGLPGKGDGTQANPLDITRALAYAKLNKKDATTYYIKGTISQIDEVSTQYGNARYYLSNDGTTTDQLQVFRGLYLNGDKFTDPSQISVGKKVLILGTLDFYETTSTPQVGRNSKIISIN from the coding sequence ATGAAGAAACTGAAATATTTAATGATGGCAGCTGTCTGCGCACTCTTTGCATCTTGTATGGGTGATAGTTACGCAGAGCCAGCTGAAACAGGTGCTGCGCCATACGGCAACAATGAACTGACCGAAACAAATGTCATTTCTATTGCTCAACTGAAGAGTAAGTTTGCTAACTATATCGCTACTGACTACCGTGATGGCGTCAGCTATGCTAAGGTTACAGACGATATCAAGATAAAGGCTATCGTTACAAGTTCTGACGTTGCTGGTAACATCTATCAGGAGATAGCTTTACAAGACGCAACAGGGGCTATTATCGTTAGTGTTGCACAGGGTGGACAGCATGGTCCTTTGCCTATCGGTACAGAAGTCTTGGTAAGTCTGAAGGACCTTTACGTTGGCAACTATGGTAAGCAGGCACAGATTGGTGTTACTTCTGTGAATGCTGCTGGCGCAACTACTATTGGTCGTATCAGCCGTGCTGTTTGGGATCAGCACTATAAGATTCTTTCTACAGGCAACAAGGTTGAACCTACTGAGTTTGCTTCTGGTACTAACGCAACAACTTGGGACCTCGATACTGATGGCGGTAAGCTGGGTATTATTCGTAACGTAAGCTTCAAGAGCAGCAATAGCAGCAAGGTTACTGATACCTTCGCAGATGCTAATGGTGGTGCGGGTAGCGTTAGTTGGACTTTGAACGAGCAGGATGGCAAGAAGGTTATTGTGTACAACAGTAACTTTGCTAAATTCGCTAATAGTAAGGTTCCGACTGGTAAGGTTGACATCGTTGGTATCTTCAAACGTTTCAACAACCAGTGGGAGATTATCATCCGTTCTCTTGATGACATCAAACCTGCTGAGAAGGTTGATCCATTCAAGGGTCTCCCTGGTAAGGGTGATGGCACACAGGCTAACCCATTGGATATCACACGTGCTTTGGCATACGCTAAGTTGAACAAGAAGGACGCGACTACCTACTATATCAAGGGTACAATCTCACAGATTGATGAGGTTTCAACTCAGTATGGTAATGCTCGTTACTACCTCTCTAACGATGGTACAACAACTGACCAATTGCAGGTATTCCGTGGCTTGTACTTGAATGGTGATAAGTTCACTGACCCTTCACAAATTAGTGTAGGAAAGAAGGTTCTTATCCTTGGCACCTTGGATTTCTACGAGACAACTTCAACTCCACAGGTTGGACGTAATAGCAAGATTATCTCAATTAATTAA